From one Rhizobium sp. CIAT894 genomic stretch:
- a CDS encoding ABC transporter ATP-binding protein translates to MAFLEISGLRKRFGAVDILKGIDLELEKGGFLVLVGPSGCGKSTLLNTIAGLETITSGDIRIDGRDISGLHPSKRDIAMVFQSYALYPNMTVAGNIAFGMEIRGVPKEERAKAIKQVSDMLQIGHLLDRKPSQLSGGQRQRVAMGRALVRNPQVFLFDEPLSNLDAKLRVDMRTEIKRLHQRMGTTFVYVTHDQIEAMTLATKIAVLKDGVLQQFGTPAEIYNSPANLFVADFMGSPAMNLLNATVENGASGLAVALERPNGAPLRLPVVAGANGLSAYAGRQVIFGIRPEALTDPDGADRKARSLTEDDCLIEVVEPAGSDTFAVTKLGGKSVVARLRADAGIAPGQNTRLAFNLDKAVFFDPESQVRIV, encoded by the coding sequence ATGGCCTTCCTGGAAATCTCCGGTCTCAGAAAACGCTTCGGCGCCGTCGACATCCTCAAGGGGATCGACCTCGAACTCGAAAAGGGCGGCTTCCTGGTGCTGGTCGGCCCGTCCGGCTGCGGCAAGTCGACCCTGCTCAACACCATCGCCGGGCTGGAGACGATCACGTCTGGCGATATCAGGATCGACGGGCGCGACATCAGCGGTCTGCATCCGTCCAAGCGCGATATCGCCATGGTGTTCCAGTCCTATGCGCTCTATCCGAACATGACGGTGGCCGGAAATATCGCCTTCGGCATGGAGATCCGCGGCGTTCCGAAGGAGGAACGGGCCAAGGCGATCAAACAGGTTTCCGACATGCTGCAGATCGGCCATCTGCTCGACCGCAAGCCGAGCCAGCTCTCCGGCGGCCAGCGCCAGCGTGTCGCCATGGGCCGGGCTTTGGTGCGCAATCCGCAGGTCTTCCTGTTCGACGAGCCCTTGTCCAATCTCGACGCCAAGCTGCGTGTCGACATGCGCACCGAGATCAAGCGGCTGCACCAGCGCATGGGCACCACCTTCGTCTATGTCACCCACGACCAGATCGAGGCGATGACGCTGGCGACCAAGATCGCCGTGCTGAAGGACGGCGTGCTGCAGCAGTTCGGCACGCCGGCCGAGATCTATAACAGCCCGGCCAATCTCTTCGTCGCCGACTTCATGGGATCGCCGGCGATGAACCTGCTCAACGCCACCGTCGAGAATGGCGCCTCCGGGCTTGCCGTCGCACTCGAACGGCCGAATGGCGCGCCGCTGAGATTGCCGGTGGTCGCCGGCGCCAACGGGTTGTCGGCCTATGCCGGCAGGCAGGTGATCTTCGGCATCCGCCCGGAAGCCCTGACCGATCCCGACGGCGCCGACCGCAAGGCGCGTTCGCTCACCGAGGACGATTGCCTGATCGAGGTCGTCGAACCGGCCGGCTCCGACACCTTCGCCGTCACCAAGCTCGGCGGCAAATCCGTCGTCGCCCGCCTGCGCGCCGATGCAGGCATCGCTCCAGGCCAGAACACACGCCTCGCCTTCAATCTCGACAAGGCCGTGTTCTTCGATCCCGAAAGCCAGGTGCGGATCGTGTGA
- a CDS encoding carbohydrate ABC transporter permease, with product MSSVTASTAISTATAPASQGSDIRNSNTRWIGRLVIYGLLVIFAILYLMPLFVMLTTSFKTMDEIQNGNMLALPEAPTFDPWIKAWGETCVGLTCAGIKGYFWNSIKMVVPAVAISTIMGALNGYILTKWRFPGHTLVFGLMLFACFIPFQSVLLPMATILGSLGRFGVTLQNATGFSFGFGNSTVNLVFVHVVYGLGFTTLFFRNFYEAFPTELVRAAQVDGASFFQIFRRIMLPNSLPIIVVTVIYQFTNIWNDFLFASAYAGTGDSMPMTVALNNVVNTSTGVVEYNVNMAAAMIAAVPTLIVYILAGRYFVRGLMAGAVKG from the coding sequence ATGAGCAGCGTGACCGCCTCGACCGCAATCTCGACTGCAACCGCACCGGCCTCCCAGGGCAGCGACATCAGGAACAGCAACACCCGCTGGATCGGCCGGCTGGTCATCTACGGCCTGCTGGTGATCTTCGCCATCCTCTACCTGATGCCGCTCTTCGTCATGCTGACGACCTCGTTCAAGACCATGGACGAGATCCAGAACGGCAACATGCTGGCGCTGCCTGAGGCGCCGACCTTCGATCCCTGGATCAAGGCCTGGGGCGAGACCTGCGTCGGGCTGACCTGCGCCGGCATCAAGGGCTACTTCTGGAACTCGATCAAGATGGTGGTGCCGGCAGTCGCGATCTCCACCATCATGGGGGCGCTGAACGGCTATATTCTGACCAAATGGCGCTTCCCCGGCCATACGCTGGTGTTCGGGCTGATGCTGTTTGCCTGCTTCATCCCGTTCCAGTCGGTGCTCTTGCCGATGGCGACCATCCTCGGCTCGCTCGGCCGCTTCGGGGTGACGCTGCAGAACGCCACCGGCTTTTCCTTCGGCTTCGGCAATTCGACGGTCAACCTGGTCTTCGTCCATGTCGTCTATGGCCTCGGCTTCACGACGCTGTTCTTCCGCAATTTCTACGAGGCCTTTCCGACCGAGCTGGTCAGGGCCGCCCAGGTCGACGGCGCCAGCTTCTTCCAGATCTTCCGCCGCATCATGCTGCCGAACTCGCTGCCGATCATCGTCGTCACCGTCATCTACCAGTTCACCAATATCTGGAACGACTTCCTGTTTGCCTCCGCTTACGCCGGCACCGGTGACTCCATGCCGATGACGGTGGCGCTCAACAATGTCGTCAACACCTCGACCGGGGTGGTCGAATACAATGTCAACATGGCGGCGGCGATGATCGCGGCCGTTCCGACGCTCATCGTCTATATCCTCGCCGGCCGCTACTTCGTGCGCGGTCTGATGGCGGGCGCAGTCAAAGGGTAA
- a CDS encoding sugar ABC transporter permease, with protein sequence MSTVATTDPVLTPGRSTSVSLRGRLQDALPKIVLAPSFVITLIFVYGFIVWTAYLSFTNSKTFPSYALTGGRAYQRLWRWTFESDPPSSWYTSITNMAIFGFLYVGICLSLGLLLAILLDQKIRGEGLLRPIFLYPMALSFIVTGVAWKWFLDPGLGLEQTLHHFGWTSFHFDWIKNKDFVIYTVVIAGVWQASGFVMAMFLAGLRGIDGEIMKAAEIDGASPFQLYRRIVIPLLRPIFLSAFIVLAHMAIKSYDLVVALTSGGPGGSAWLPSNFMYEYTFKRNEMAVGSASAIIMLMTISAIIVPYLYSELKEKAR encoded by the coding sequence ATGAGCACAGTTGCGACCACCGACCCGGTTCTGACCCCCGGGCGATCGACGAGCGTCTCGCTGCGGGGCCGGCTGCAGGATGCGCTGCCGAAGATCGTGCTGGCGCCGAGCTTCGTCATCACCCTCATCTTCGTCTACGGCTTCATCGTCTGGACGGCCTATCTGTCCTTCACCAATTCCAAGACCTTCCCCTCCTATGCGCTGACCGGGGGGCGCGCCTATCAGCGGCTGTGGCGCTGGACCTTCGAGAGCGACCCGCCGTCCTCCTGGTACACCTCGATCACCAACATGGCGATCTTCGGCTTTCTCTATGTCGGCATCTGTTTGAGCCTCGGCCTGCTGCTTGCCATCCTGCTCGACCAGAAGATCCGCGGCGAGGGGTTATTGCGGCCGATCTTCCTCTATCCGATGGCGCTCTCCTTCATCGTCACCGGGGTGGCCTGGAAATGGTTCCTCGACCCCGGCCTCGGTCTCGAACAGACGCTGCACCACTTCGGCTGGACGAGCTTCCACTTCGACTGGATCAAGAACAAGGACTTCGTCATCTATACCGTCGTCATCGCCGGTGTCTGGCAGGCCTCGGGCTTCGTCATGGCGATGTTCCTGGCAGGGCTTCGCGGCATCGACGGCGAGATCATGAAGGCGGCTGAGATCGACGGCGCCTCGCCCTTCCAGCTTTATCGCCGCATCGTCATTCCGCTGCTGCGGCCGATCTTTCTCTCCGCCTTCATCGTGCTCGCCCATATGGCCATCAAATCCTACGACCTCGTCGTGGCGCTGACCTCGGGCGGGCCGGGCGGCTCGGCCTGGCTGCCGTCCAACTTCATGTATGAATACACCTTCAAGCGCAACGAGATGGCCGTCGGCTCGGCCAGCGCCATCATCATGCTGATGACCATCTCGGCGATCATCGTGCCCTATCTCTATTCCGAACTGAAGGAGAAGGCGCGATGA
- a CDS encoding ABC transporter substrate-binding protein, whose amino-acid sequence MRKFLSSAAIAVVMMAGLGAAQAADVKEVQMLHWWTSGGEAAALNVLKQDLSKEGFAWKDVPVAGGGGDAAMTALKAMVAAGTYPTASQMLGYTVLDYAQAGVMGDLTETAKKEGWDKSVPAALQKFSVYDGKWVAAPVNVHSVNWLWINKAVMDKIGGTQPKSFDDLIALLDKAKAAGVIPLALGGQNWQEATMFDSIVLSTGGPEFYKKAFNDLDEASLKSDTMKKSFDNLAKIVKYVDPNFSGRDWNLATAMVIKGDALVQVMGDWAKGEFVAAKKTPDKDFLCYRFPGTDGSVIYNSDMFGMFNVPDDRKAAQVALATATLSKSFQSAFNVVKGSVPARTDVPDTDFDACGKKGIADLKAANEGGTLFGSLAQGYGAPPAIANAYKDVVSKFVHGQIKSSDEAVKQLVQAIDDAR is encoded by the coding sequence ATGCGCAAGTTTTTGAGCTCGGCGGCGATTGCCGTCGTGATGATGGCTGGCCTTGGTGCGGCCCAGGCTGCCGACGTGAAGGAAGTGCAGATGCTGCACTGGTGGACGTCGGGCGGCGAGGCGGCGGCGCTGAACGTCCTGAAGCAGGATCTGTCGAAGGAAGGGTTTGCCTGGAAGGACGTTCCGGTGGCCGGCGGCGGCGGTGACGCGGCGATGACGGCGCTGAAGGCGATGGTGGCGGCGGGCACTTATCCCACGGCCTCGCAGATGCTGGGTTATACCGTGCTCGATTATGCCCAGGCCGGCGTGATGGGCGATCTGACCGAGACGGCCAAGAAGGAAGGCTGGGACAAGTCGGTGCCGGCGGCCCTGCAGAAGTTCTCCGTCTATGACGGCAAGTGGGTCGCAGCCCCGGTCAACGTGCATTCGGTCAACTGGCTGTGGATCAACAAGGCTGTGATGGACAAGATCGGCGGCACCCAGCCGAAGAGCTTCGACGATCTGATCGCCCTGCTCGACAAGGCGAAGGCTGCCGGCGTCATCCCCTTGGCGCTCGGCGGCCAGAACTGGCAGGAAGCGACGATGTTCGATTCCATCGTGCTGTCGACCGGCGGCCCGGAATTCTACAAGAAGGCCTTCAACGACCTCGACGAGGCGTCGCTGAAGTCGGACACGATGAAGAAGTCCTTCGACAACCTGGCGAAGATCGTCAAATACGTCGATCCGAACTTCTCCGGCCGCGACTGGAACCTGGCGACCGCCATGGTCATCAAGGGTGATGCGCTGGTGCAGGTGATGGGCGACTGGGCCAAGGGCGAATTCGTCGCCGCCAAGAAGACCCCGGACAAGGACTTCCTGTGCTACCGCTTCCCCGGCACCGATGGCAGCGTCATCTATAACTCCGACATGTTCGGCATGTTCAACGTCCCCGACGACCGCAAGGCGGCCCAGGTGGCGCTGGCAACGGCAACGCTGTCGAAGAGCTTCCAGTCGGCCTTCAACGTCGTCAAGGGGTCGGTGCCGGCCCGTACCGACGTTCCCGACACCGACTTCGACGCCTGCGGCAAGAAGGGCATCGCCGACCTGAAGGCGGCCAACGAGGGCGGCACGCTGTTCGGTTCGCTCGCCCAGGGCTACGGCGCGCCTCCGGCGATCGCCAATGCCTATAAGGACGTCGTCTCGAAGTTCGTCCACGGCCAGATCAAGAGCTCCGACGAAGCCGTCAAGCAGCTCGTCCAGGCGATCGACGACGCCCGCTAA
- a CDS encoding LacI family transcriptional regulator, protein MTEPSRPRRGESLDITHKRGKPTLRTIATIAGLAVTTVSRALADAPQISLETRQRVRRIAGEIGYLPDRAAQRLKTGRTNVIAILLDSHEEVVGFSTSIMYGIAKALKETSYHLVVAPNFLSTTDVEAVDYIIRNHLADGLIFTRTEPLDARVRLLLETGFPFICHGRTEFSTPHPYVDYDNFTFAYEATRRLIAKKRRKVAVILPPKRLTFCQHILHGFMTAVREAGIAYEIPETVDLDTPADVLRDFICSRAAAPDAPDGFICPGEVSALAVIGGMGDAGRTLAVDYDIVAKETSRLLTQLQPKVDTIHEDLTAAGEDLGRMLLQRINNPDAEGLHLLLPPQINFPIG, encoded by the coding sequence GTGACCGAACCGTCCCGGCCGCGACGCGGCGAAAGTCTCGATATCACCCATAAGCGCGGCAAGCCGACCTTGCGAACGATCGCCACGATCGCCGGCCTTGCGGTGACGACGGTGTCACGCGCGCTCGCCGATGCGCCGCAGATTTCGCTGGAGACCCGCCAGCGCGTGCGCCGTATCGCCGGCGAGATCGGCTATCTCCCCGACCGGGCTGCGCAGCGCCTGAAGACCGGCCGCACCAATGTCATTGCCATCCTGCTCGATTCGCACGAGGAAGTGGTCGGCTTCAGCACCTCGATCATGTACGGCATCGCCAAGGCATTGAAGGAGACCTCCTACCATCTCGTCGTCGCCCCGAACTTTCTGTCGACGACCGATGTCGAGGCCGTAGACTACATCATCCGCAACCATCTCGCCGACGGGTTGATCTTCACGCGGACGGAGCCGCTCGATGCCCGCGTCCGCCTGCTGCTCGAAACCGGCTTTCCATTCATCTGCCACGGCCGCACGGAATTTTCGACGCCCCACCCCTATGTCGACTACGACAATTTCACCTTTGCCTATGAGGCGACGCGCCGGCTGATCGCCAAGAAACGCAGAAAAGTGGCGGTGATCCTGCCGCCCAAACGGCTGACCTTCTGCCAGCATATCCTGCACGGCTTCATGACGGCGGTGCGCGAGGCAGGCATTGCCTATGAGATCCCCGAAACGGTCGATCTCGATACGCCGGCGGATGTGCTGCGCGATTTCATCTGCAGCCGCGCCGCCGCTCCGGATGCGCCCGATGGTTTCATCTGTCCCGGCGAGGTCTCTGCTCTCGCCGTCATCGGCGGCATGGGCGACGCCGGCCGGACACTGGCTGTCGATTACGATATCGTCGCCAAGGAAACCTCCCGCCTCCTCACCCAGTTGCAGCCGAAAGTCGACACGATCCATGAGGACCTGACGGCGGCGGGTGAGGATCTCGGCCGCATGCTGCTGCAGCGCATCAACAACCCTGACGCCGAGGGCCTGCATCTGCTGCTGCCGCCGCAGATCAATTTCCCGATCGGTTGA
- the queC gene encoding 7-cyano-7-deazaguanine synthase QueC codes for MKIIVVCSGGLDSVSLAHKIAAEEQLIGLVSFDYGQRHRKELDFADKCAARLAVPHHIIDISAIGGHLSGSALTDNVEVPDGHYAEETMKATVVPNRNAIMLAIAFGLAAAQKADAVAVAVHGGDHFIYPDCRPGFIDAFQRMQDEALDGYASVRLLAPYVEVSKAAIVIDGEKHATPFAETWSCYKGGRLHCGRCGTCVERREAFHLAGVPDPTEYEDPDFWKAAVSQYSAAEVR; via the coding sequence ATGAAGATCATCGTCGTCTGCTCTGGCGGACTCGACTCCGTTTCGCTTGCCCATAAGATAGCAGCGGAAGAACAGCTTATCGGCCTCGTCTCCTTCGACTACGGCCAACGGCATCGCAAGGAACTCGATTTCGCCGACAAATGTGCCGCACGCCTTGCCGTTCCCCACCATATCATCGACATATCAGCCATCGGCGGCCATCTCAGCGGATCGGCGCTGACCGACAATGTCGAGGTCCCGGACGGCCACTACGCCGAAGAGACCATGAAGGCCACCGTCGTGCCGAACCGCAATGCCATCATGCTGGCAATCGCCTTCGGCCTGGCGGCTGCCCAGAAAGCCGATGCCGTTGCCGTCGCCGTGCATGGCGGCGACCACTTCATTTACCCGGACTGCCGTCCGGGCTTCATCGACGCCTTCCAGCGCATGCAGGACGAAGCGCTGGATGGTTATGCGAGCGTCAGACTGCTTGCACCCTATGTGGAGGTGTCGAAAGCAGCGATCGTGATCGACGGCGAAAAACATGCGACGCCGTTTGCGGAAACATGGTCCTGCTACAAGGGCGGCAGGCTCCATTGCGGACGCTGCGGCACCTGCGTCGAACGCCGCGAGGCCTTCCATCTTGCCGGCGTCCCCGATCCCACCGAATACGAAGACCCGGATTTCTGGAAGGCGGCGGTGTCGCAATATTCGGCCGCGGAGGTGCGTTGA
- the queD gene encoding 6-carboxytetrahydropterin synthase QueD, which translates to MYRITKEFHLSASHQLDHLPADHQCARLHGHNYIVVVELAAENLNDDGFVRDYHDLSPLKRYIDEALDHRHLNEVFGHSKVTSEFLARHFYDWCKQRFPETSSVRVSETPKTWAEYRP; encoded by the coding sequence ATGTACCGCATCACCAAGGAGTTTCATCTTTCCGCTTCGCACCAGCTGGATCATCTGCCGGCCGACCATCAATGCGCCCGGCTCCACGGTCATAACTATATCGTGGTCGTCGAGCTCGCGGCCGAAAACCTGAACGATGACGGCTTCGTGCGCGACTATCACGACCTCTCGCCGCTCAAGCGCTATATCGACGAGGCGCTCGATCACCGGCACCTGAACGAGGTCTTCGGCCATTCGAAAGTCACCTCCGAATTCCTGGCAAGGCACTTTTACGACTGGTGCAAGCAGCGCTTTCCCGAGACGTCGTCCGTCCGCGTCAGCGAGACGCCGAAGACCTGGGCGGAGTACCGGCCATGA
- the queE gene encoding 7-carboxy-7-deazaguanine synthase QueE: protein MSGETIRVSEIFGPTIQGEGALIGLPTVFVRTGGCDYRCSWCDSLHAVDSAYRDQWIPMAVDAIWQEVTKLSGGRPMTVSLSGGNPAIQPLGPLIELGHSQGYRFALETQGSVARNWFRDLDMLVLSPKPPSSGMLTDWGEIDNCLRLTAGGPEIALKIVVFDDADYAFAREVGQRYPYIPLYLQPGNHTPPPPDDDDARIDIDGVMDRMHWLVEKVTADGWFAPRVLPQLHVLLWGNKRGV, encoded by the coding sequence ATGAGCGGAGAGACCATTCGCGTCAGCGAGATCTTCGGCCCCACCATCCAGGGCGAAGGCGCTCTGATCGGGCTGCCGACGGTATTCGTCAGGACGGGCGGCTGCGACTATCGCTGTTCCTGGTGTGACAGCCTCCACGCGGTCGACAGCGCATACCGGGATCAATGGATTCCGATGGCGGTCGATGCGATCTGGCAGGAGGTGACCAAGCTGTCCGGCGGCAGGCCGATGACGGTTTCCCTTTCCGGAGGCAATCCGGCGATCCAGCCCCTGGGACCGCTGATCGAGCTCGGCCATTCCCAAGGCTACCGCTTTGCGTTGGAAACGCAGGGAAGTGTGGCCCGGAACTGGTTTCGCGACCTCGACATGCTGGTCTTGAGCCCCAAGCCGCCGTCAAGTGGAATGCTGACCGATTGGGGTGAGATCGACAATTGTCTTCGGCTGACCGCCGGCGGGCCGGAGATCGCATTGAAAATCGTCGTCTTCGACGATGCCGACTATGCCTTTGCGCGAGAGGTGGGCCAGCGCTACCCCTATATTCCCCTGTACCTTCAGCCGGGCAACCACACGCCGCCGCCCCCCGATGACGACGACGCCCGCATCGATATCGACGGCGTGATGGATCGCATGCACTGGCTCGTCGAGAAGGTGACGGCCGACGGATGGTTTGCGCCACGCGTGCTGCCGCAACTGCACGTGCTGCTGTGGGGAAACAAGCGCGGCGTCTGA
- a CDS encoding adenylate/guanylate cyclase domain-containing protein, with protein sequence MSSFLNKVGTSVEADEGVWPIRRRRILDWLVNETRGERFIDNILVDMCGKLLAAGVPVARATLHFRVNHPQWIGARLLWKEGLAEAKIDTFAYGVENTPEFLNSPVNAIHQGAEEVRRQLEGAAVGDLDSFYQDLHDDGLTEYIAWPLEHTLGKRHVVTFSTSRPGGFEREHVDFLRDLLPALTLVSEIRLKNIMARTLLQTYVGPHASEQILSGVTTRGSGATVGAAIMICDLRDFTAISDLWPRDDVIHLLNDYFDAMSDPIERYGGEILKFMGDGLLAIFPLTKETACLDLLQAIREGQASMAELNEQHLRMGREPLRYGVGVHVGDVMYGNIGSRRRLDFTVIGPAVNVASRLESLTKEVKRPVLLSRAFVEMADCAKDMDSLGTFPLRGLGEPVDVFAFPER encoded by the coding sequence ATGTCGTCTTTTTTGAACAAGGTCGGGACCTCAGTCGAGGCGGACGAAGGCGTCTGGCCGATTCGCCGGAGACGGATTCTCGACTGGCTGGTGAACGAGACGCGGGGCGAGCGTTTCATCGACAATATCCTGGTGGACATGTGTGGGAAGCTGCTGGCGGCCGGCGTGCCGGTGGCGCGGGCGACGCTGCATTTCAGGGTGAACCACCCGCAATGGATAGGTGCTCGCCTTCTCTGGAAGGAGGGACTGGCGGAAGCGAAGATCGATACATTCGCCTATGGCGTCGAAAACACGCCGGAGTTCCTGAACAGTCCTGTCAACGCGATCCATCAGGGCGCGGAGGAGGTGCGCAGGCAGCTGGAAGGCGCAGCCGTCGGCGACTTGGATTCATTCTATCAGGACCTGCATGACGACGGCTTGACCGAATATATCGCCTGGCCGCTCGAGCACACCCTCGGCAAGCGGCATGTCGTGACATTTTCCACCAGCCGGCCGGGCGGCTTCGAGCGCGAGCATGTCGATTTCCTGCGCGATCTCCTGCCGGCACTGACCCTCGTCAGCGAAATCAGGCTGAAGAACATCATGGCGCGCACGCTGCTGCAGACCTATGTCGGGCCGCATGCGAGCGAGCAGATCCTGTCGGGCGTGACGACGCGCGGCAGCGGCGCCACTGTCGGCGCGGCGATCATGATCTGCGACCTGCGCGACTTTACGGCGATTTCCGATCTCTGGCCGCGCGACGATGTCATCCACCTGCTCAATGACTATTTCGACGCAATGTCGGATCCGATCGAGCGCTATGGCGGCGAGATCCTCAAATTCATGGGCGACGGATTGCTGGCGATTTTCCCGCTGACCAAGGAAACCGCCTGCCTCGATCTGCTGCAGGCGATCCGCGAAGGGCAGGCGTCGATGGCCGAGTTGAACGAGCAGCATCTGCGCATGGGGCGCGAGCCGCTGCGTTACGGCGTCGGCGTGCATGTCGGCGACGTCATGTACGGCAATATCGGCTCGCGCCGGCGGCTGGATTTCACCGTCATCGGCCCGGCGGTCAATGTCGCCTCGCGGCTGGAAAGCCTGACCAAAGAGGTCAAGCGTCCGGTGCTCTTGTCGCGGGCCTTCGTCGAAATGGCGGACTGCGCCAAGGACATGGACAGCCTGGGTACCTTCCCGCTGCGCGGGCTCGGAGAGCCTGTCGATGTCTTCGCTTTTCCGGAGCGTTAG
- the nrdF gene encoding class 1b ribonucleoside-diphosphate reductase subunit beta: MNISIKPISRVRAINWNRIEDDKDLEVWNRLTGNFWLPEKVPLSNDIPSWATLTAAEQQLTIRVFTGLTLLDTIQNGVGSIRLMEDAITPHEEAVLSNVSFMEAVHARSYSSIFSTLCSTPDVDNAYRWSEENEFLQRKSALIMEQYASGDPLKKKVASVFLESFLFYSGFYLPMYWSSRAKLTNTADMIRLIIRDEAVHGYYIGYKFQRGLELLGEERRQELKDFAFDLLLELYDNEARYTEALYDRVGLTEDVKEFLHYNANKALMNLGYEALFPAEACKVNPAILSALSPNADENHDFFSGSGSSYVIGKAVATEDEDWDF; the protein is encoded by the coding sequence ATGAACATATCCATAAAGCCAATCAGCCGCGTGCGCGCCATCAACTGGAACCGCATCGAGGACGATAAGGATCTCGAGGTCTGGAACCGGTTGACCGGCAATTTCTGGCTGCCGGAAAAGGTGCCGCTGTCGAACGACATTCCGTCCTGGGCGACGCTGACGGCGGCCGAGCAGCAGCTGACCATTCGCGTCTTCACCGGCTTGACGCTGCTCGACACGATCCAGAACGGTGTCGGCTCCATCAGGCTGATGGAGGATGCGATAACGCCGCATGAGGAGGCGGTGCTTTCCAATGTCTCCTTCATGGAGGCGGTGCACGCGCGCTCCTATTCCTCGATTTTCTCGACGCTCTGCTCGACGCCCGATGTCGACAATGCCTATCGCTGGTCGGAGGAGAACGAATTCCTTCAGCGCAAATCGGCGCTGATCATGGAGCAGTATGCCTCCGGCGATCCCCTGAAGAAGAAGGTCGCCAGCGTCTTCCTCGAAAGCTTCCTGTTCTATTCCGGCTTCTACCTGCCGATGTACTGGTCGAGCCGCGCCAAGCTGACCAATACGGCCGACATGATCCGGCTGATCATTCGCGACGAGGCGGTGCACGGCTATTATATCGGCTACAAGTTCCAGCGCGGGCTGGAGCTGCTCGGGGAAGAAAGAAGGCAGGAACTCAAGGATTTCGCCTTTGACCTGCTGCTCGAGCTCTACGACAACGAGGCCAGATATACCGAGGCGCTCTATGACAGAGTCGGGCTGACCGAAGACGTCAAGGAATTCCTGCATTACAACGCCAACAAGGCGCTGATGAATCTCGGTTATGAGGCGCTTTTCCCGGCCGAGGCCTGCAAGGTCAATCCGGCGATCCTGTCAGCGCTGTCGCCGAACGCCGACGAGAACCACGACTTCTTCTCCGGCTCCGGTTCCTCCTATGTGATCGGCAAGGCCGTGGCGACCGAAGACGAGGACTGGGATTTCTGA